The following are encoded together in the Vicia villosa cultivar HV-30 ecotype Madison, WI unplaced genomic scaffold, Vvil1.0 ctg.001102F_1_1, whole genome shotgun sequence genome:
- the LOC131633267 gene encoding uncharacterized protein LOC131633267: MGADWGPVIVAVALFIVLSPGLLFQFPARSRVVEFGNMSTSGISILIHAIIYFCILTILIVAIGIHVHFN; the protein is encoded by the coding sequence atgGGAGCTGATTGGGGACCAGTTATTGTTGCTGTTGCTTTGTTCATTGTCTTGTCACCAGGGTTGCTCTTCCAGTTTCCAGCAAGGAGTAGAGTTGTGGAATTTGGTAACATGAGTACTAGTGgaatttctattctgattcatgctattatatatttttgtatacTTACTATCTTAATTGTTGCAATTGGTATTCATGTACACTTTAACTGA